In Propionicimonas paludicola, a single window of DNA contains:
- a CDS encoding FAD-dependent oxidoreductase, with product MAEHSFDLVVVGAGASGLLAAIAARRLGRNVLVVEATPLAGGSTAGSDGKLWLPANPLQAKLGVTDSSAEALQYLDAVLGETTEASTAERRAAYANLSGKIARWLVSSHVPLAVVKTLPDHHPDLPGGKAKGRVLATQPLDRRTLGDNAQLLAPAQPERKGPLGMIPSALPLPLPRNTATSGEALVGNLLHRALANGVQLWLDAPVIGLLGDSDAVTGVRVRRTSGEVEVAAEQVLLASGGYEHSQDLREEYLPLPTSADWSITGVPNDGSLLTAAIGLGAATALLEEAWWTPVMLAEGRAYRLDSQRGKPHSLIVDTAGDRFFDEATFAHAAGRALYDRNRGVRAVPSYLIMDNRHRQAHQLGPWPAGKTPKQAIEAGEIVKAATLNDLAQAVGIDRAGLLGTVVRFNGFAAKDGDPDFRRGASTWDLALGDHGNKKATSVGKLEKQPFWAVPVYPGDSGTKGGLIIDADSRVLRTDGTAISGLYACGGAAASLFKSASPAPGVALGAALVEAFAAVTDQRLGLRREL from the coding sequence ATGGCAGAACACTCCTTCGACCTGGTCGTGGTCGGCGCGGGCGCGTCCGGCCTGTTGGCTGCGATCGCGGCCCGGCGACTGGGCCGAAACGTCCTGGTGGTCGAGGCCACCCCGCTGGCCGGTGGCAGCACTGCCGGCTCGGACGGAAAGCTGTGGCTGCCGGCCAACCCGCTGCAGGCCAAGCTGGGGGTGACCGACTCCTCGGCCGAGGCGCTGCAGTACCTGGACGCCGTGCTGGGCGAGACCACCGAGGCCTCGACCGCCGAGCGGCGAGCCGCCTACGCGAACCTGTCGGGCAAGATCGCCCGCTGGCTGGTCTCCTCACACGTCCCGCTGGCCGTGGTGAAGACCCTGCCCGACCATCATCCCGATCTGCCCGGCGGCAAGGCCAAGGGACGAGTGCTGGCCACTCAGCCACTGGATCGGCGCACTCTGGGCGACAACGCCCAGCTGCTCGCTCCTGCTCAGCCCGAGCGCAAGGGCCCGCTGGGGATGATCCCGTCCGCGCTGCCGTTGCCGCTGCCGCGCAACACCGCCACCTCCGGCGAGGCGCTGGTCGGCAACCTGCTGCATCGCGCTCTGGCCAACGGCGTCCAGCTGTGGCTGGACGCACCGGTGATCGGGCTGCTCGGTGACAGCGACGCCGTGACCGGCGTCCGGGTCCGGCGCACCTCCGGCGAGGTCGAGGTCGCTGCCGAGCAGGTGCTGCTGGCCAGTGGCGGCTACGAACACAGCCAGGACCTGCGCGAGGAGTACCTGCCGCTGCCCACGTCGGCGGACTGGTCGATCACCGGCGTGCCGAACGACGGCTCGCTGCTCACGGCGGCCATCGGGCTGGGCGCGGCCACCGCGCTGCTCGAGGAAGCCTGGTGGACCCCGGTGATGCTGGCCGAGGGTCGGGCCTACCGGCTGGATTCCCAGCGCGGCAAGCCGCACTCGCTGATCGTCGATACCGCCGGGGACCGCTTCTTCGATGAGGCGACCTTCGCCCACGCGGCCGGACGGGCCTTGTACGACCGCAACCGCGGGGTGCGGGCCGTGCCGTCCTACCTGATCATGGACAACCGGCACCGCCAGGCCCACCAGCTCGGTCCGTGGCCGGCCGGAAAGACCCCGAAGCAGGCCATCGAAGCCGGCGAGATCGTCAAGGCGGCCACCCTGAACGACCTGGCCCAGGCGGTCGGCATCGACCGGGCCGGCCTGCTCGGCACCGTGGTGCGGTTCAACGGCTTCGCGGCCAAGGACGGCGATCCGGACTTCCGGCGCGGCGCGTCCACCTGGGATCTGGCACTGGGCGACCACGGCAACAAGAAGGCCACGTCGGTCGGCAAGTTGGAGAAGCAGCCGTTCTGGGCAGTGCCGGTGTACCCGGGCGATTCGGGCACCAAGGGCGGGCTGATCATCGACGCAGACTCCCGAGTTCTACGTACTGATGGCACCGCGATTTCGGGCCTCTATGCGTGCGGTGGCGCGGCGGCTTCGCTGTTCAAGTCGGCCTCGCCGGCGCCCGGCGTGGCCCTCGGCGCGGCCCTGGTCGAAGCCTTCGCAGCGGTCACCGATCAGCGGCTTGGCTTGCGCCGGGAGTTGTAG
- the sucB gene encoding 2-oxoglutarate dehydrogenase, E2 component, dihydrolipoamide succinyltransferase, translating into MSTPVPLPALGESVTEGTISRWLKKVGDYVEVDEPLVEVSTDKVDTEIPAPVAGVLLEILVDEDGVAPVGATLGVIGEASEAGSTPAAPAAEPPAAAPAAEAPAPVAEPAPAAEAPAPAAPAPSAAPSSAGSTEVKLPQLGESVTEGTISRWLKAVGDQVEADEPLVEVSTDKVDTEIPAPVSGTLLQILVAEDGVAPVGAVLAVIGAADAAPATPAAPAPAAPAAAPVAAPAPTPAAAPAPAQAAAPAAAPAAPAASAPARANGPVEVYVTPLVRKMAAEAGVDLNEVTGTGVGGRIRKQDILTAAEAKKAAAAAAAAPKPAAPSAPAAASPDAAKRGTTEKMTRLRATIAKRMVESLQVSAQLTATVEVDLTVISKLRAKVKDDFRAREGVGLSYLPFIAKATTEALKQFPKVNATIDTEAGTITYAEAEHLGIAVDTEKGLLVPVVADAGTLSLAGLAKKIGDLAARTRASKVTPDELSGGTFTITNYGSAGTLFDTPIINQPQVAILGTGAIVKRPMVVTDPDLGEIIAVRDMMYLSMSYDHRLVDGADAARFLSFIKARLEEGDFGAELGL; encoded by the coding sequence ATGTCCACACCCGTCCCACTGCCTGCACTTGGTGAAAGCGTCACCGAAGGGACGATTTCCCGCTGGCTGAAGAAGGTTGGGGACTACGTCGAGGTGGACGAGCCGCTGGTCGAAGTCTCCACCGACAAGGTCGACACCGAGATCCCGGCCCCGGTCGCCGGCGTCCTGCTGGAAATCCTGGTTGACGAGGACGGCGTGGCCCCGGTGGGCGCCACCCTCGGCGTCATCGGCGAGGCCTCCGAGGCCGGTTCCACGCCCGCCGCTCCGGCCGCGGAACCTCCGGCTGCAGCACCTGCCGCCGAGGCTCCCGCCCCGGTCGCAGAGCCCGCTCCGGCCGCAGAGGCCCCGGCACCGGCTGCGCCGGCTCCGTCCGCTGCGCCGTCGAGCGCCGGCAGCACCGAGGTGAAGCTCCCCCAGCTGGGCGAGTCGGTCACCGAGGGCACCATCTCCCGCTGGCTGAAGGCTGTCGGCGATCAGGTCGAAGCCGACGAGCCGCTGGTCGAGGTCTCCACCGACAAGGTCGACACCGAGATCCCGGCACCGGTTTCCGGAACCCTGCTGCAGATCCTGGTCGCGGAGGACGGCGTGGCCCCGGTCGGCGCCGTGCTCGCCGTGATCGGTGCCGCCGATGCCGCTCCCGCAACTCCGGCCGCGCCTGCTCCCGCTGCGCCTGCTGCGGCACCCGTCGCTGCACCCGCTCCCACTCCGGCTGCTGCCCCCGCTCCGGCTCAGGCCGCTGCTCCGGCTGCGGCGCCCGCTGCTCCGGCAGCCTCGGCTCCGGCCCGGGCGAACGGCCCGGTCGAGGTGTACGTGACCCCCCTGGTCCGCAAGATGGCCGCAGAGGCCGGAGTCGACCTCAACGAGGTCACCGGCACCGGCGTCGGTGGACGCATCCGCAAGCAGGACATCCTGACGGCGGCCGAGGCCAAGAAGGCGGCGGCAGCCGCCGCTGCGGCTCCGAAGCCTGCAGCCCCGTCCGCTCCGGCCGCGGCCAGCCCAGACGCCGCCAAGCGTGGCACCACCGAGAAGATGACCCGGCTGCGGGCCACCATCGCCAAGCGGATGGTCGAGTCGCTGCAGGTCTCGGCTCAGCTGACCGCCACCGTCGAGGTGGACCTCACCGTGATCTCCAAGCTGCGGGCCAAGGTGAAGGACGACTTCCGGGCTCGCGAGGGCGTCGGACTCAGCTACCTGCCGTTCATCGCCAAGGCCACCACCGAGGCGCTCAAGCAGTTCCCGAAGGTGAACGCCACCATCGACACGGAGGCCGGCACCATCACCTACGCCGAGGCCGAGCACCTGGGCATCGCGGTGGACACCGAGAAGGGCCTGCTGGTCCCGGTGGTCGCCGATGCCGGCACCCTCTCCCTGGCCGGCCTGGCCAAGAAGATCGGTGATCTGGCGGCCCGCACCCGGGCGTCCAAGGTCACCCCGGACGAGCTGTCCGGCGGCACCTTCACGATCACCAACTACGGCTCGGCGGGCACCCTGTTCGACACCCCGATCATCAACCAGCCGCAGGTGGCCATCCTGGGCACCGGCGCGATCGTGAAGCGTCCCATGGTGGTCACCGATCCCGACCTGGGCGAGATCATCGCGGTCCGCGACATGATGTACCTGTCGATGTCGTATGACCACCGGCTGGTCGACGGCGCGGACGCCGCCCGCTTCCTGAGCTTCATCAAGGCCCGCCTCGAAGAGGGCGACTTCGGAGCTGAACTGGGCCTGTGA
- the lipB gene encoding lipoyl(octanoyl) transferase LipB, translating into MSLPAQPLPEPIEFDYLGLTEGRLVGYRDGWARQREVHAQVADRTLPGQVLFVEHDHVFTAGHRTQPHERPVDGTEVVEVDRGGKITYHGPGQLVGYPIVPLPDGVGVVDYVRRVEEALIRLLADYGLTTGRIEGRTGVWLAADGTRPERKIAAIGVRVSRRTTLHGFALNVDPDLSWFGRIVPCGIDDAGVTSLAAELGAAPSLTDVAAAAEPYLSDLLSFTGYTPSAPLLSRPQTAVSYGLQL; encoded by the coding sequence GTGAGCCTGCCTGCCCAGCCGCTGCCCGAACCGATCGAGTTCGACTACCTCGGCCTGACCGAGGGTCGGCTGGTCGGCTATCGGGACGGCTGGGCGCGCCAGCGCGAAGTCCACGCGCAGGTCGCCGACCGGACACTGCCGGGTCAGGTGCTGTTCGTCGAGCACGACCACGTCTTCACCGCCGGCCATCGCACGCAGCCGCATGAGCGGCCGGTGGACGGCACCGAGGTGGTCGAGGTGGATCGCGGCGGGAAGATCACCTACCACGGCCCCGGCCAGCTGGTCGGCTATCCGATCGTGCCGCTGCCGGACGGGGTGGGCGTGGTCGACTACGTCCGCCGGGTCGAGGAGGCGCTGATCCGGCTGCTGGCCGACTACGGCCTGACCACCGGACGGATCGAGGGACGCACCGGCGTCTGGCTGGCTGCGGACGGCACGCGCCCGGAGCGCAAGATCGCCGCCATCGGCGTCCGGGTCTCCCGGCGGACCACGCTGCACGGCTTCGCGCTCAACGTCGATCCGGACCTGTCCTGGTTCGGCCGAATCGTCCCGTGTGGGATCGACGACGCCGGAGTGACGTCACTGGCTGCCGAGCTCGGCGCGGCGCCGAGCCTGACCGACGTGGCCGCGGCGGCCGAGCCTTACCTGAGCGACCTGCTCAGCTTCACCGGCTACACCCCGTCCGCTCCGCTGCTCTCCCGCCCGCAGACAGCGGTCAGCTACGGGCTTCAGCTGTGA